Genomic DNA from Longimicrobiales bacterium:
GCGCCATTCCGAGGTGAGTCATAGCCTCCATCAAGTGCGGCGCGATCGCCTCTGGGTCGAGGCCGAACCCGTCCTTCGCGGCCTGGACCGAGGTGCGGTACATCTCTAGATGCCGACGCGCTTCTTCGCGGGCATCCCCGGTCAAGCCGGCGGTGAGACCCACCAAGGTGGTGTCCACGCCCGAGAAGATCTCTTGGCCCTCATCCTCGACGCGACTCTCGACGAGGATCACGCCAGTCAGGCGAGGTCCAGCGGGCTGAGCAGCTCCCATGTCTTGTGACCGATGCTGACTCCGGCTCTCCATCGACAGCTGCAAGAGCGAACGACCAAGCAGCGGATCGAGGACACCGGTCTGGACGTCGATGGAGCCGTCGTCGGTGTCGGCAGCACCGGGGAAGAACCTTCTGCGAGACGTCTGATAGAGCTTCTGCGGCTTCCACGCTTCGACACCGAGCGAGAGTTGCTCGGGGAAACGGGAGGGATCTCCCGCGGCAGCGAACGCCTCGCGGGCCATGATGCCTGCAGCCTGATGCTGCCCATGTCCATCGGCTGGGGTTCCGCTGAAGACGGAAACGATGACCTGAGGGCGGTACTGACGAACCACCCAGACGACCTCCTTGAGCAGTTCTTCACGCGGCCACATCGAGAACGCCTCGTCCGCGCTCTTCGAATAGCCGTAGTCGAAGGCACGGGTGAAGAACTGTCGGCTACCGTCGCGCTCACGCGCCGCCATAAGCTCCCCCGTACGCACGATGCCGAGACCCTCCCAAAGTTCGGGGCCGATCAGATTCTGTCCACCATCTCCCCGGGTGAGGGCCAGGTACGCGGTCTCGGAGCCCCAACCACGTGCGAGCGTCGTGAGAAGGCTCGTGTCTTCGTCGTCCGGATGCGCTCCGACCATGAGAACGCGCTTCACACCATCCATCTGACGAAGCAGCAGTCCTGTTGCGACCGTTCCCGTCCCCTCCAGGCGCTGCCCACGCACAGGCGACGGGGCCAGGATGACCGCGACCACAACTCCAAAGGTGGCCGTACGAAGACGACATCTATCGATCCACTGCATCATGCACTCCCCACAAACGACTCAGTCCAACCGGGATCACCAGCAGACAGCCGGCGATCAGGCAGAAAGATAGGACGGCATTCCTGATTATGGAGACACCCAGTGGAGAGCAACTGCTCGGGCAGCCGCCCTATTTTCGCTCCCACGGCAGGGCGAGCGAAGCCGGCGCACGAGAGCTTCCCATCCACCCGGCGAGGGCCGCAAGGGTCAAGACATAAGGAAATGCGAGGAACAGCTGGTACGGCACGTCGAGGCCCAGAGCCTGAAGAAAGAACTGCAACGCCGAGGTGCCTCCAAAAAAGAGAGCCGCAAAGAGCACCAGCGCTGGATTCCAACGGCCAAGAGCCACCACCGCGATCGCGATGAACCCCTTCCCGGCGCTCATCCCCTCCGCAAACGTGCCCGCATGCGCGAGGGACAGGTGAGCTCCTGCGATCCCGGCCAACGCCCCACCGAAGAGCGTGGCCAGGAATCGAACACGCAAAACCCGCACCCCCGCAGCCTGTGCGGCGTCGGGCGCCTCTCCCACCGCTCTCAACTCCAAGCCTGGAGCAGTGCGGTAAAGGAAATACCAGAGCGCCGGCGCAAGCAGGTACGCCAGATATGCCGTCGGCGCTTGCCCGAACAGCGGCGAGCCAATCACCGGAATCTGAGAGAGCAACGGGATATCGAGCGGGGCAAGTGTCGGCAGAGACAGTGCGGTGCCCGTTACGCCGAAGCTTGCCTGATAGATCGCGCCCGTGAGGCCGAGACCTCCGATCGTCACTGCGGTCCCGGTGATGATCTGATCTACTCCAAGGCCTACTGCGAAGGCCGCGAAGACTAACGCGACCGCGAGACCAGCTAGTGCGCCCGCGACAACGCCCACGCCTGCGCTCTCGAACGCCAGGGCGCCCATCGCGCCACCGAGGGCGCCCGCGATGATGGAGCCCTCCAGCCCGATGTTGATCACACCACTGCGTTGAGTAATGGTCTCGCCGAGTGCGGCCAGAGCGAGCGGGATCCCCAGGCGAACCGATGCCTCGAGAAAGAAGACCATTTCGATCTGGCTCACGGAGCGCGCTCCGTCAGGCGGGCGCGCCGGACCCGATCGAGACCCAGCACTGCGAGGATCACCAGCGCCTCGACGACACCTACCCAGACCTGTGGGATACCAGCATCGCGCTGCATAGCGCCGGCGCCCGCCTGCATGGCGCCGAACAGCACTCCTGTGACGATCACGCCGATCGGGTCGAGTCCTGCCAATAGCGCAACGGCAATGGCGGTATAGCCCCAGCCCGGAGAGAAGCTCTCGAGCAGCGTGTATGTGACCCCGGAGACCTGCACACCACCCGCGAGTCCGGCGATCGCGCCGGAAGCGAGAAAAGTGATCGCGAGGACGCGCGTCGTGCGAATGCGGCCTGACACCCTGGCGACCTCCGGAGATGCCCCGAGAGCTCGGATCTGAAAGCCGAGACGGGACCTGCGCATCAGGATCGCCATCGCGATCGCGAGGATCACCGCCACAGCGAAGCCGAGGTGGAGTCGTGTACCGGGCAGAAGCGAGGGAAGGCGCGCAGCGGCGGGGATCGCCTCGGACTGAGGGAACACTCCCCGCGCCTCCTGCAATGGGCCGTGCACCATATACCCAGCAAGGTGGATGCCGACGTAGTTCATCAGAAGAGTGGTAATGACCTCGCCTACTCCGAATCGTACTCGCATGACGGTCGGCACTGCTGCCCAGACCGCGCCGCCGAAGGCCGACGCACCCAGTACGATGGGCACCAACACAAGGCCCGGCATCCATGCCAACGACAATCCTGCGGCCACCGCACAGATCGCGCCCGCGTACAACTGGCCTTCCGCTCCGATGTTCCAGACCCCTGCGCGGAACGCGAGCGCCACGGCGAGGCCGGTGAACGTGAGAGGCACTGCTCTCACCAGAGTGATGGAGACAAACGTCCTCCAGCTCCCAACCGAGCCGTTCACCAAGGCTGCTGCTGCCTCGACTGGGCTATGCCCCCCTGCTAGGAGGAGGATCGACCCAACTACTGCGGTAAGTGCAACCGCACCTGCCGCAATAAGAACAGGCTCCCATGCCCTCGACCGCGAGCCGGCCTCGTCACTCATCTGCTGGACCGGAGAGCATCAACGCACCCACGCCCGTTCGGGTTCGCTGATTGCCGGGCACTTCGCGTAGCACACCCCGAGACATCGCGTAGACGCTCGTCGACACATCGAGCACCTCGTCCAGGTCCGTACTGATCAGGACGATCGAGACGCCGACTGAGGCGAGGCGCCTGAGTTCGGCGTGCACGAAAGTCGCAGACACGATATCCAGTCCCCGTGTGGGGTTCTCTGCCACGAGGAGGTCGGTTGCCATAGCCACCTCCCGCCCCACCACGACACGTTGCTGGTTCCCGCCGGACAACGCCCCAGCAAGGGTTCGTGTAGACGTCGTCACGACTCCGTGGAGTTGAACGATGCGGTCAGCTTCGCCGCGAATTTCGTCCCAACGCATCCACGGGCCGTCCAGGTACTCATCCGACTGATGAAGGGCCAGTGCGACATTCTCTACGAGATCAAACGATGGGATAAGACCCTCTCTCGAACGGTCCTGCGGCACGAATCCAATGCCGGAAGGAAGTCGAGCACTACCGCCGTCGGGGCCCTGCCGGCCTGCCAGCACGAGTGCGAGCTCACGCTGTCCGTTCCCTTCGATCCCGGCGACCCCGAGGATCTCGCCGCGGCGCATCGTCATCGAGACGCTGTCGAGACGTGTGACGCCATCGATCAAGACCCGGACGTCCGTCAAAGATCCGACAATCGTCCGCTCTTCCTTTGGGAGATGTTCGCCACTTGCACCGTTCGGCTGAGGTGCCGGCACCTCGACCTCGCCGCCAACCATCGCCCGGACCAGGCTCGGCTCGTCGAAAGCGTCCGCTCGATCCGTGGCGACCGTCCGCCCATCTCGAAGCACGGTAATCCGATCAGCAACACCAAGCACTTCGCGCAGCTTGTGCGCTACCAGAACGACCGCACACCCCTCAGCAGCCATCGTTCGAAGGAGCGCAAACAGTCCTTGGACCTCGGCTGGCGACAGCACCGCCGTGGGTTCATCGAGCACAAGGATGGTCGGCTCACGAAGGAGCGCCTTGAGGATCTCCAGGCGCTGTCGATCTCCGATTCCGAGGCTGCTCACTGGCTCATCCAGTGGCACCCGCAGACCGGTACGTTCCATGATCTCGGCAACCGCATTGCCGACTGTGACCGGCGTCCCAGAACCTAGCGCTAGGTTCTCCAGACCGCTCAGCGCAGGAACGAGCGTGAAATGCTGATGGACGAGCGCGATGCCGTGCCCCCAAGCATCTCGCGGGGTGCGAAGCATGACCGACTGGCCCTGAATCTCTATCTCACCCGCGTCAGGCTGAATCATCCCGCCGAGGATGTGCAAGAGCGTCGACTTCCCCGCACCGTTCGCGCCCAACACCCCGTGGATCTCAGCGGGTGCGATCTCCAGACTCGCGCCGGCCAGGGCTGCAACCGACCCGAACCGCCGCTCGATACCGCTGAGCCGGGCCAGCGTGTCCGTCACCGCACTCCGGCCTCGCCCTCGACGAACGCGATTCGCGGCACTTCCAGATCGCCTGACTCTATGCGGTTGCGCGCATCGGCGATTCGCTCGAGTACGCCCGGGCCGAAACGATCGGCCAGCTCCGGGTTCACGACAAAGTCGATGACCCGATTGTTTGCTCCCGCATAGATGGCAACGCCCCGGACCTCGCCGGCCTGCCATAGCCGGGCGGTTTCCAGAAACGCCTGGGGAATACGAATGACCGCACTCCCGAGAATCACGTCAGGCGCAACAGCGTTCTGGTCACTGTTCATGCCGAGTGCCCAGACAGTGCGGCCCTCGGCTACCGCTTCGCGCACTGCCTGGAAAATCGCGAACGAACCCGCGTCGAGGTTGTGGATGAGGACATCCGCCCCGCGACTCAGCTGTGCAACGGCAGCTTCCTTGGCGGCGGCCACGTCGTCCCAGTCTCCGGTGAACGATTCGAGAATTTCAACGTCGGGCCTCACAGATCGAGCGCCGGCCTCGAAAGCCCGGAACGTTCCCTGAACAGGCGGAATCGCGAGCGCGCCGACCATCCCTATGATGCCGCTCTCCGTCGTCGAAGCTGCCGCCATGCCAGCGAGGTACGTCCCCTCCTCCAGTCGGAAGATGAGGGGCACGACGTTCGACGAGATCTGCCCGCCACCCGATACGATGAAGGTCGTGTTCGGATAGAGTTCACCGGCACGCATCGCTGCATCCTGGTACTCAAAGCCGTGAGCGAAAATCAGATCGTATCCTGACTCCGCATACGCTATAAATGCCTCGTCGAACTCCGCAGGGGTCGCCGTCTGCTGATGACTGACTTGCGCCCCTAGCATTTCCTCGATGAGCAGCAGCCCGTCATAGGCCCCTGCGTACCACCCGGCATCACTTACCGGACCGGACGTGAGGAGCGCGGCGCGAAGGGGCCATTGGCCGTCAGGGGTGTTCTCGCCACCACACGCGACGGTCGCGAGTAACAGCCCAACAGCTATGGAGGCAGGGAACTGGGGCATGGTTGAAGTAACTCTCTTCTTGTCGGACGTTCAAAGCGCTTGGTATGTTCGGGCCGAATCCCCGCCAAGGCGAGCCCACTCCAAGGTCGTCGCCTAACCCCACTTCGGAGACAGCATGTCAGAGCAGCGCGGCAACTGGACCTCAAACGCCGGCTTCATTCTCGCAGCAACGGGAAGCGCCATTGGCCTCGGCAACCTGTGGAAGTTCCCATTCATTACTTGGGAGAACAACGGCGGGGCCTTTGTACTAGTCTATCTGCTCTGCATTGCCGCGGTAGGCCTGCCGATCATGATGGCCGAGCTACTCATCGGCCGGAGCGCCCAGAAAAGTGCGGTGGGCGCTCTCAAGGAGGCCGTCGGACCGGCCTGGGGATTCGTCGGCCTGTGGGGCGTGCTTTGCGGGTTCACGCTCCTCAGCTACTACACGGTCATTGCCGGTTGGTCACTGTTCTTTTTCTTCAAGACCGCCGGATGGATGGTTGGCGGATTCCCCGAGAGCACGTCACTCGGGCAGGTATTCACTGAGCAGTCTGCGAATGGTGGGCTCCAGCTGGGCCTGTCGCTGGCCTTCAGCATCGCTACGGTTTCAGTCGTCTATTTCGGAGTTCAGAAGGGCATCGAGAAGATCGCGCGGCTCTTCCTGCCAGTTCTGTTCGCAATCCTGCTGCTCCTCCTCTTCACGTCCTTCGCAATGGAGGGATCCGGTGAGGCAATGGCGTTCATCTTCCGCCCGAGCTTCGGTGAGCTTGATCGCGGGAGTATCCTCGAAGCTCTCGGCCACGCGTTCTTCACGCTGTCACTCGGCATGGGGGCGATGATCACCTACGGGTCTTACATGGCCAAGCACCAGTCGATCGTGAAGGCATCCGCCATCATCGTCTTGCTCGACACGGTGATCGCACTGGTCGCCACGATCATCATGTTCACGGTGATCTTCACCGCGGGCCTACAGGATCAAGTGAGTGAGACCGGTACTGTGGGAATGCTCTTCATCTCGCTGCCACAGCTCTTCTTCGCGGAAGGTGTCGTTCCCTTCGGGCACATCCTCGCGCCGCTCTTCTACGTACTCGTGGCCCTCGCCGCGCTGACGTCGACGATGTCGCTCCTGGAGGTGGTCACATCGTACGTCATTGATGAGCACGGCATCCCTCGGCAGAAAGCCACACTCATGTGTGGTGCCACGGTGTTTATGTTCACCATCCTCGCGGCCCTTTCGTTCGGCGGCGCGTCGTTCGCGACAAACCTTTCGATGCCCGGGCCAATCGGCGACCTGTTCTTCGCTGGTAAGACGAGCTGGTTCGGCATGGCTGACCACTTCGTTTCCAACTGGATGCTGCCGACAGGCGGTCTCGCGATCACGATCGCCGCTGGCTGGGTGCTGACGCGCGAGGTATCGGAGTCGGAGCTCGTGGACGAGACGACACCGAGCTGGTTCAACTACTCCGCATGGCGGTTCTTCATCCGCTACGTGGCTCCCGTGGCAATCTCCGTCATCGTCGTCGCGGTCATCTTCTTCGGAGTGGACTTCAGCTAAGCGTCGACGCCGGGGCCTGGCATAGGGCTCGACCGCAAACGAAAGAGCCCCCGTCCGGACGTATCCGGGCGGGGGCTTCGTGCGAACCGGGCACCCCGGGCGCCGTCACCAACAGCAACCAGCGACTCCCGTCCATTGGGCGTGCAGCTGTCTAGTTCACGACCGGAGGTAGTCGTCGCACCACGCCGACCGGCACCTCGAAGTCATCTGTCTCGACGTATGCAGCCAGTCCATCCGGACCGAACGCGGCCGGGATCTCGGTCGCACCCATCGGGAAGGTGCCGACGTACTGTCCGGCGGGTGTCAGGATATCGATCGGACCCTCCTCCGTCGGCTCCTTGCCCCTGCGCTGAACCCAGATCTTCCCGCTCCAGCTCGCGTCGACAGCCATAAGCACCGGCAGTTCGGGATAGAACGTCATCTGCTTGATCCCGTCCTGGCTCACTTGCTGCCTACCGCCGCCCGGACCGGCAGTAATCATTTGCACACGCGGCCGCTCACCGAAGGTCTCCCACGTTTCCCCGTCGAACGAGCCGATCCGGAAGACCTCTTCGAAGTCCGCCGACATCGCACCGTCCTGTTCTGGCAGATCGATCATCTCCTGAGCGCCAACCGACGACGACACCATCCCACACGCGATCGCGATCGCGCCCAGCCCCACCACACAATAATTCCTCGCCACGACTTCACTCTGTTTTCGAGGTTACCGCTGTATCTAAGACAAGTGTAGAGGATCGAGGTCCGGAGAACGGTTGCCAGGGGACTTGCTTCGACTTCGACGGTGGGCACCTTTCATATCCCATCAGATCCAAATCACGGAACACGCATGATCAAGGACCTGCTCGACAGAGTCATCGAAAAGCGCTCGACGACACTGAAATTCGACGGACGCATCCTCTACCTCCTCGACGACGCCGAGTTGGTGAAGGCGCAGTTGTACGAGCGCCAGGACATCGACCTCACGTCAGAGTTGAAGAGCCGCCTGCGTGACCAGATCTCCACCGACGAGATCACCCCGGCCTACATCTGCTTCTTCTACGATGAGACACTGGGTGATTTTCCGTATCTCGGTCTGCGCACGACGAACCAGACCACGGGTGACCCCGAGTACCTCGTGGAGCGAAATGCCGTTCGCAATGGGGGCTTCGTCTGCTCCGTGGCCGGGAAGCGGCGCGGCAAGGGCAGCAGCCGTGAAGCAAGCCCGTACGCAGAGCTGCACGCGGGTATCCAGGTCGTGATAGCGGAGAGCATCGAGCGCATCTACAACGAGAACTGTCAGAACCTCGGCGTGCTCGCGACCAGCGACTTCAGCATGATCGATCGGATCAAAGCAGGAGATGAGATCCAGCTGTCGGAGTTCACCGAGGGCAAGGATGAGATCACTCGCCAGATCATCGAGTATGGGGGTCTGTTCGAGTTCAACGTGGCGCGCCTTCAAGGGAAGGTCACAATTCCGGTCACGGCCTCGATGCAGGAAGACGCAGCTACGACGCGGCCAATGACGCTCGCGGAAAAGATCTTCGCCAAGCACCTCGTTACAGACGCTACCAGTGGCGACACCGGGGTGCCGTGGGTGCAGCCTGGCGACGCAGGATTCTTCCAAACCGATATCCGATTCAGCCATGAGTACGTGACACCGATGGCTTCGATCTTCTTCGAGGACAAGGTCGGTATCGACGCGAAGGTTGTGGACAAGGACTCGATTCTGTTCTTCCGCGACCACCTGACCTATCTGGACAAGGTGATGAGTCAGGAGCGGATCGAGCAGGGACTCCTGGAGGTCGCGAACGAGCTTGAGGTGAAGCAGCGCGAGTTCTCCGTGAAGCAGGGCGTGAAGCTGTACGGCGAGCAGATGGGCAAGCAGCTCGGATCGCAGGCAATATGCCATTCGAAGATTCTCGAGTCGTACGCGGAGCCCGGCATGCTCATCATCGGGACTGACTCTCACACGCCACACGCGGGGGCGATTGGAGCAGTCGCGTTCGGTGTTGGAACGACGGCGATCTTCAATTCATGGATCACCAAGGACGTCCGCGTGAAGATTCCGGAATCGTTCAAGGTGGTCATCAGCGGT
This window encodes:
- a CDS encoding ABC transporter permease; the protein is MSQIEMVFFLEASVRLGIPLALAALGETITQRSGVINIGLEGSIIAGALGGAMGALAFESAGVGVVAGALAGLAVALVFAAFAVGLGVDQIITGTAVTIGGLGLTGAIYQASFGVTGTALSLPTLAPLDIPLLSQIPVIGSPLFGQAPTAYLAYLLAPALWYFLYRTAPGLELRAVGEAPDAAQAAGVRVLRVRFLATLFGGALAGIAGAHLSLAHAGTFAEGMSAGKGFIAIAVVALGRWNPALVLFAALFFGGTSALQFFLQALGLDVPYQLFLAFPYVLTLAALAGWMGSSRAPASLALPWERK
- a CDS encoding ABC transporter permease; this translates as MSDEAGSRSRAWEPVLIAAGAVALTAVVGSILLLAGGHSPVEAAAALVNGSVGSWRTFVSITLVRAVPLTFTGLAVALAFRAGVWNIGAEGQLYAGAICAVAAGLSLAWMPGLVLVPIVLGASAFGGAVWAAVPTVMRVRFGVGEVITTLLMNYVGIHLAGYMVHGPLQEARGVFPQSEAIPAAARLPSLLPGTRLHLGFAVAVILAIAMAILMRRSRLGFQIRALGASPEVARVSGRIRTTRVLAITFLASGAIAGLAGGVQVSGVTYTLLESFSPGWGYTAIAVALLAGLDPIGVIVTGVLFGAMQAGAGAMQRDAGIPQVWVGVVEALVILAVLGLDRVRRARLTERAP
- a CDS encoding ATP-binding cassette domain-containing protein, translating into MTDTLARLSGIERRFGSVAALAGASLEIAPAEIHGVLGANGAGKSTLLHILGGMIQPDAGEIEIQGQSVMLRTPRDAWGHGIALVHQHFTLVPALSGLENLALGSGTPVTVGNAVAEIMERTGLRVPLDEPVSSLGIGDRQRLEILKALLREPTILVLDEPTAVLSPAEVQGLFALLRTMAAEGCAVVLVAHKLREVLGVADRITVLRDGRTVATDRADAFDEPSLVRAMVGGEVEVPAPQPNGASGEHLPKEERTIVGSLTDVRVLIDGVTRLDSVSMTMRRGEILGVAGIEGNGQRELALVLAGRQGPDGGSARLPSGIGFVPQDRSREGLIPSFDLVENVALALHQSDEYLDGPWMRWDEIRGEADRIVQLHGVVTTSTRTLAGALSGGNQQRVVVGREVAMATDLLVAENPTRGLDIVSATFVHAELRRLASVGVSIVLISTDLDEVLDVSTSVYAMSRGVLREVPGNQRTRTGVGALMLSGPADE
- a CDS encoding BMP family protein — its product is MPQFPASIAVGLLLATVACGGENTPDGQWPLRAALLTSGPVSDAGWYAGAYDGLLLIEEMLGAQVSHQQTATPAEFDEAFIAYAESGYDLIFAHGFEYQDAAMRAGELYPNTTFIVSGGGQISSNVVPLIFRLEEGTYLAGMAAASTTESGIIGMVGALAIPPVQGTFRAFEAGARSVRPDVEILESFTGDWDDVAAAKEAAVAQLSRGADVLIHNLDAGSFAIFQAVREAVAEGRTVWALGMNSDQNAVAPDVILGSAVIRIPQAFLETARLWQAGEVRGVAIYAGANNRVIDFVVNPELADRFGPGVLERIADARNRIESGDLEVPRIAFVEGEAGVR
- a CDS encoding sodium-dependent transporter, which translates into the protein MSEQRGNWTSNAGFILAATGSAIGLGNLWKFPFITWENNGGAFVLVYLLCIAAVGLPIMMAELLIGRSAQKSAVGALKEAVGPAWGFVGLWGVLCGFTLLSYYTVIAGWSLFFFFKTAGWMVGGFPESTSLGQVFTEQSANGGLQLGLSLAFSIATVSVVYFGVQKGIEKIARLFLPVLFAILLLLLFTSFAMEGSGEAMAFIFRPSFGELDRGSILEALGHAFFTLSLGMGAMITYGSYMAKHQSIVKASAIIVLLDTVIALVATIIMFTVIFTAGLQDQVSETGTVGMLFISLPQLFFAEGVVPFGHILAPLFYVLVALAALTSTMSLLEVVTSYVIDEHGIPRQKATLMCGATVFMFTILAALSFGGASFATNLSMPGPIGDLFFAGKTSWFGMADHFVSNWMLPTGGLAITIAAGWVLTREVSESELVDETTPSWFNYSAWRFFIRYVAPVAISVIVVAVIFFGVDFS
- a CDS encoding aconitase family protein, with the translated sequence MIKDLLDRVIEKRSTTLKFDGRILYLLDDAELVKAQLYERQDIDLTSELKSRLRDQISTDEITPAYICFFYDETLGDFPYLGLRTTNQTTGDPEYLVERNAVRNGGFVCSVAGKRRGKGSSREASPYAELHAGIQVVIAESIERIYNENCQNLGVLATSDFSMIDRIKAGDEIQLSEFTEGKDEITRQIIEYGGLFEFNVARLQGKVTIPVTASMQEDAATTRPMTLAEKIFAKHLVTDATSGDTGVPWVQPGDAGFFQTDIRFSHEYVTPMASIFFEDKVGIDAKVVDKDSILFFRDHLTYLDKVMSQERIEQGLLEVANELEVKQREFSVKQGVKLYGEQMGKQLGSQAICHSKILESYAEPGMLIIGTDSHTPHAGAIGAVAFGVGTTAIFNSWITKDVRVKIPESFKVVISGEPAENVTAKDFMLEILRHPYIKDGEAIGQIIEYAGPAVEALSVDERATMANMAAEVGAFTGIIAADEKSVDFMVNERGMDRRRAMELIEGMQSDPGAEYVKIIEIDASLIRPMAALPNDPGNGVFIDELGDEPIRIDIAYAGSCTAGKKEDMDMYARVFAEADTQGLCVHADVDVFIQCGSIEVREYCREQGYMALFEKMGAEFIEPGCGACIAAGPGVTTSPDEVSISSQNRNFPGRSGPGNLYLGSPYSVAASAVAGYVTSWTPGQTIEPVSARKLATV